A section of the Corynebacterium auris genome encodes:
- a CDS encoding serine hydrolase domain-containing protein, producing the protein MRDSRRLYAVRSSQSGSREVLSHSSIYRGGALVEWASLTKPVTARLASVLAEEGQLPLSTPVSDLVPELTGLNATLQDLIFHRSGLPHIHPGARSWLLHDPYGEVDASTLLTSLTALDRPVSPSGFAYSNVGYALLGIAIERAMATDWFTLVRDFVLLPHRYPTVTVTPESGQPLASRLLGLPRRPWAISTSAYRPAGGLWSTTDDLVRFAEDSLELESRIGWFVLRRGVVYHTGQGRDSGSCIVVDFERRVSGTAHAMLRGPNATKEYLVKALWSDIAKDASNPSRRRMRRAPQDP; encoded by the coding sequence ATGCGTGATAGTCGGCGGCTATACGCCGTGCGCAGCAGTCAATCCGGCTCGCGCGAGGTTCTAAGTCACAGCTCCATCTATCGCGGTGGAGCGCTTGTAGAGTGGGCCTCCCTCACCAAGCCCGTCACCGCACGTCTCGCGTCTGTATTGGCGGAAGAAGGACAGCTCCCACTGTCAACTCCGGTGAGCGATCTAGTGCCTGAACTGACCGGCCTCAATGCAACTTTGCAAGACTTGATCTTTCATCGCTCAGGACTGCCGCATATTCATCCCGGCGCGCGGTCGTGGTTGCTGCATGATCCTTATGGGGAGGTTGACGCTTCGACACTCTTAACTAGCCTGACCGCCTTGGATAGGCCGGTGAGTCCGTCGGGCTTCGCGTATTCGAACGTTGGATACGCACTGCTTGGAATCGCTATCGAGCGCGCAATGGCGACTGATTGGTTTACCCTCGTTCGTGATTTTGTGCTACTTCCTCATCGGTATCCAACGGTGACGGTCACACCGGAAAGCGGTCAGCCCCTCGCCTCCAGGCTGCTTGGGCTACCTCGTCGTCCTTGGGCAATCTCGACAAGCGCCTATCGCCCCGCGGGAGGGCTATGGTCCACGACGGACGATTTAGTGAGATTCGCAGAAGACTCGTTGGAGTTGGAATCGCGGATTGGCTGGTTTGTGCTGCGCAGGGGCGTTGTGTACCACACGGGACAGGGGCGCGATTCCGGTTCATGCATTGTCGTGGACTTCGAACGCAGAGTCTCAGGCACGGCGCATGCAATGCTTCGAGGGCCGAACGCCACCAAGGAGTATCTCGTAAAGGCGCTGTGGTCCGACATTGCTAAGGATGCGAGCAATCCCTCCAGAAGAAGGATGAGACGCGCGCCACAAGATCCATAG